From the Malus domestica chromosome 17, GDT2T_hap1 genome, one window contains:
- the LOC103414419 gene encoding developmentally-regulated G-protein 2 yields the protein MGIIERIKEIEAEMARTQKNKATEYHLGQLKAKIAKLRTQLLEPPKGSSGGGDGFEVTKFGHGRVALIGFPSVGKSTLLTMLTGTHSEAASYEFTTLTCIPGIIHYNDTKIQLLDLPGIIEGASEGKGRGRQVIAVAKSSDIVLMVLDASKSEGHRQILTKELEAVGLRLNKKPPQIYFKKKKTGGISFNSTLTLTHVDEKLCYQILHEYKIHNAELLFREDATVDDLIDVIEGNRKYMKCVYVYNKIDVIGIDDVDKLARQPNSVVISCNLKLNFDRLLAKMWEEMGLVRVYTKPQGQQPDFGDPVVLSADRGGCSVGDFCNHIHRSLVKEVKYVLVWGTSARHYPQHCGLGHVLNDEDVVQIVKKKDKEGEGRGRFKSHSTDPARISDRVKKAPLKQ from the exons ATGGGGATCATCGAAAGGATCAAGGAAATTGAGGCCGAAATGGCTCGAACTCAGAAAAATAAAGCCACAG AGTATCATCTTGGCCAGCTCAAGGCAAAGATTGCCAAGCTCAGGACTCAGCTTTTGGAGCCTCCGAAA GGGTCTAGCGGAGGTGGAGATGGTTTCGAAGTTACAAAATTTGGTCATGGACGTGTTGCGCTTATTGGGTTTCCAAG TGTGGGAAAGTCGACACTTTTGACTATGTTGACGGGCACACACTCTGAAGCTGCATCTTATGAGTTCACAACTCTTACCTGCATTCCTGGGATTATACATTACAATGATACAAAAATTCAGCTGCTCGATCTTCCTGGAATTATTGAAGGTGCTTCTGAAGGCAAAGGTCGTGGGAGGCAG GTCATTGCTGTTGCCAAGTCTTCAGATATTGTGTTGATGGTCCTTGATGCCTCAAAA AGTGAAGGCCATCGGCAAATATTGACGAAGGAGCTGGAAGCTGTGGGCTTACGTTTAAACAAGAAACCACCTCAA ATTTacttcaaaaagaaaaagactggAGGAATTTCTTTCAACAGCACTCTCACTTTGACTCATGTGGACGAGAAGCTTTGCTATCAAATTCTTCACGAATACAAAATTCACAATGCTGAG TTGCTGTTTCGTGAGGACGCCACAGTGGATGATCTTATCGATGTCATTGAGGGAAACCGGAAATACATGAAGTGTGTATATGTATACAACAAGATAGATGTTATTGGTATTGATGATGTGGACAAATTAGCCCGGCAACCTAATTCCGTTGTCATTAGTTGCAATCTCAAG CTGAACTTTGACAGACTACTTGCAAAAATGTGGGAGGAGATGGGACTTGTTAGAGTTTATACCAAGCCACAGGGCCAGCAACCTGATTTCGGTGATCCTGTAGTTCTTTCTGCT GATAGAGGGGGCTGCTCTGTTGGAGACTTTTGTAACCATATACACAGGAGTTTAGTGAAGGAAGTCAAATACGTGCTAGTGTGGGGTACAAGCGCAAGGCACTACCCACAGCATTGTGGTCTCGGTCATGTTTTGAATGACGAAGATGTGGTTCAGATTGTCAAGAAAAAG GACAAGGAAGGGGAAGGGAGGGGTCGTTTCAAGTCACATTCAACAGACCCTGCTCGTATATCCGACAGAGTGAAGAAGGCTCCCCTGAAGCAGTAA